In Victivallis sp. Marseille-Q1083, the genomic stretch GGTATAAGGATGACGCTCATCAATTTGCCGCTCCTGATTGTAAATTTCCGTCCTTCGGTTATATAGATTCGGCAATTAACATACGTGCAATATTTGCTTGAAGGTGTATATTATCATCATGGAACCTCAAGATGCACGAAAACTCGATAAGGTCGCTCTTGAAGAGCGGCGCAAGCAGGCCGTGAGATTGTATCAAAGCGGCAAATGTAATAATTGTACGGAAATCGGAAAAATCGTCGGAGCACACCGCAATACGGTAGGCAAGTGGATAAGCAGGTGGAAAAAAAGCGGCTTGCCTGCTTTGAAAGTAAAGAAATGCGGTCGTCCAGTCGGCTTTGGACGCCGTCTGCTTCCGCATGAGGAGACCAAGATACGGAAAGATTTGGTCGATCATTGTCCGGATCAGTTAAGATTGCCATTTGCGCTCTGGACTCGTCAGGCGGTACGATTGCACATCAAG encodes the following:
- a CDS encoding winged helix-turn-helix domain-containing protein, which codes for MEPQDARKLDKVALEERRKQAVRLYQSGKCNNCTEIGKIVGAHRNTVGKWISRWKKSGLPALKVKKCGRPVGFGRRLLPHEETKIRKDLVDHCPDQLRLPFALWTRQAVRLHIKISFGIEIPVRTMGEYLKRWGFTPQKPVKKAYQRNEAHVQKWLIEEYPRIKKLAKSEDADIFWGMKQEFAMTRPRAAVMRRKATPRCKQSIRYAKKLI